The proteins below come from a single Gimesia alba genomic window:
- the rimI gene encoding ribosomal protein S18-alanine N-acetyltransferase, protein MSLNHHPNQDTMVQIRWLIRRDMPEVLRIEEESFEYTWTEEYFLSCLRQRNCIGMVAEHNHQIVGFMIYELHKSMIQVLNFAVAPEFRQQGIGRQMVQRVIDKLSQQRRREIVLEVRETNLSAQLFFRKMDFRAVSVLRNYFEDAGEDAYVLQYRMERAEQDFAPGLAPKNRISNYFDASDAA, encoded by the coding sequence ATGAGTCTCAATCATCATCCAAACCAAGATACTATGGTGCAAATCCGCTGGCTTATCAGGAGAGATATGCCAGAGGTTCTCCGAATTGAAGAGGAGAGCTTTGAATACACTTGGACGGAAGAGTATTTTCTGAGCTGCCTCAGACAACGAAACTGTATCGGCATGGTTGCAGAGCACAATCACCAGATCGTCGGCTTCATGATTTATGAACTTCATAAATCGATGATCCAGGTTTTGAACTTTGCCGTCGCCCCCGAATTCCGACAGCAGGGAATTGGACGTCAAATGGTGCAACGCGTGATAGATAAACTGTCTCAGCAACGTCGGCGTGAGATTGTATTAGAAGTCCGCGAGACCAACCTGTCCGCTCAACTGTTTTTCCGCAAAATGGATTTCCGCGCCGTTTCTGTACTGAGAAACTACTTCGAAGACGCAGGAGAAGATGCCTACGTTCTGCAATACCGCATGGAACGCGCCGAACAGGACTTCGCTCCCGGACTTGCTCCCAAAAATCGGATCAGCAATTACTTCGACGCCTCGGATGCTGCCTGA
- a CDS encoding PhoPQ-activated pathogenicity-related family protein, with amino-acid sequence MISRVATCLIAISVSTSIFAAENSNVPASLKQAREIPDAFFKYIQREEPDYKWEIHDSFSHDGVTAYPVELTSQTWQGITWKHWLYIFEPDNIRINNKVLLFVTGGSNGSRPSEKRLHPAFLLAKTTGARIALLTQVPNQPLFDGKKEDDLITETWLRYLKTGDENWPLLFPMAKSAVKAMDAIQEIAREKRNIVIDGFVITGASKRGWTSWLTPVVDKRIIATAPIVIDTLNFRKQMKHQIATWGKYSEQIIDYTSKGLIVEGEESQREKHLRQMMDPYTYRNQLKLPKLIINGTNDPYWVVDAMRFYWPDLVGPKYILQVPNAGHDLGGGVEYALQTIAAFFMHAATGKELPTMDWDNSTDYELKLTCKKKPTQVRLWSAYSENKDFRNSKWTSSEITTDNDVYLAKINKPEKGHVAYYLEAIYTINQIPFSLCTITTAK; translated from the coding sequence ATGATTTCACGAGTTGCTACTTGCCTGATTGCGATCTCTGTCAGTACTTCCATTTTTGCTGCCGAGAATTCCAATGTTCCTGCTTCCCTCAAACAAGCCAGAGAAATTCCGGATGCGTTTTTTAAATACATTCAACGCGAGGAACCGGACTATAAATGGGAAATCCATGACTCGTTCTCACACGATGGCGTCACTGCTTACCCTGTGGAATTGACGTCTCAGACCTGGCAGGGAATTACCTGGAAGCACTGGCTCTATATTTTCGAACCTGACAATATTCGCATTAACAACAAGGTTCTCCTGTTTGTCACCGGAGGCAGCAATGGCTCTCGCCCGAGTGAAAAACGACTCCACCCAGCATTTTTACTCGCAAAAACAACAGGCGCTCGCATCGCCTTACTCACCCAGGTTCCAAATCAGCCACTGTTTGACGGCAAAAAAGAGGACGATCTGATTACGGAAACCTGGCTGCGTTACCTGAAAACAGGCGACGAAAACTGGCCACTCCTGTTCCCCATGGCAAAAAGCGCCGTCAAAGCCATGGATGCCATTCAGGAAATTGCCCGGGAAAAACGCAATATTGTCATTGATGGCTTTGTGATTACCGGCGCTTCCAAACGAGGCTGGACCAGTTGGCTCACCCCCGTAGTCGACAAGCGAATTATCGCCACCGCACCGATTGTGATTGATACGCTCAATTTTCGAAAGCAAATGAAACACCAGATTGCCACCTGGGGAAAATACAGCGAACAAATTATCGACTACACCAGCAAGGGACTGATCGTTGAAGGTGAAGAAAGCCAGAGAGAGAAACACCTCCGCCAAATGATGGACCCTTACACTTATCGGAATCAACTAAAATTACCCAAATTAATCATCAATGGAACCAACGATCCTTACTGGGTTGTTGACGCAATGCGTTTTTACTGGCCTGACCTGGTGGGCCCCAAATACATCCTTCAAGTCCCGAATGCGGGCCATGACCTTGGTGGCGGAGTCGAATACGCCTTGCAGACCATCGCCGCCTTCTTTATGCATGCTGCGACAGGCAAAGAACTTCCGACGATGGATTGGGACAACTCCACCGATTATGAATTGAAACTTACCTGCAAGAAGAAACCAACGCAGGTCCGACTCTGGAGTGCTTACTCAGAGAATAAAGATTTCCGTAATTCCAAATGGACTTCCAGTGAAATCACCACTGACAACGATGTGTACTTGGCGAAAATAAACAAACCAGAAAAAGGGCACGTCGCTTATTATCTGGAAGCCATCTACACCATAAACCAAATCCCTTTCTCATTATGCACGATTACGACTGCCAAATGA
- a CDS encoding DUF1559 domain-containing protein, which yields MLQNSRHKKGFTLIELLVVIAIIAILIALLLPAVQQAREAARRSTCKNNLKQLGLAFHNYHDTHSCFPYAWFLDPTNPSNLKAGSFGIMLLPYIDQAPLYNQWNSSYPALNQFAAIPQVAQNLTVIQTPLPVFMCPSTPETTKHDYDLSPAFPFSWTAARSDYCPASGVRGTYSSLAYTGHPAAASRSGMLNFVGLSASGSPGDSVTRLRDIVDGSSNTVLLGERVGGNKIYSGTTINSALTTALGPSNGGGWGDFLSGEHWYQGSLRDGTDGGSGGPCAINCSNARSTGFLSFHVGGAHFLLGDGAVRFISQNVDAYTFASLTTRAGGEIVGEF from the coding sequence ATGCTACAAAACTCGCGTCACAAAAAAGGATTCACTCTGATCGAACTACTTGTCGTTATTGCGATTATTGCTATTCTAATCGCTTTATTACTCCCTGCTGTTCAACAGGCACGTGAAGCAGCCAGAAGGTCTACCTGCAAAAACAATCTAAAACAGCTGGGTCTGGCATTTCACAATTACCATGATACGCACAGCTGTTTTCCGTATGCCTGGTTCTTAGACCCTACCAACCCCTCTAATTTAAAAGCCGGCAGCTTTGGTATCATGCTTCTGCCCTATATTGATCAAGCCCCCTTATACAACCAGTGGAATTCTTCATACCCCGCTTTGAACCAATTCGCTGCAATCCCTCAAGTTGCACAAAACCTGACTGTCATCCAAACACCACTGCCAGTCTTCATGTGCCCCTCGACTCCAGAAACAACGAAACATGACTACGACTTGAGCCCAGCCTTTCCTTTTAGTTGGACTGCAGCTCGTTCCGACTACTGTCCTGCATCGGGCGTTCGGGGTACTTATTCCAGCCTTGCGTACACCGGCCATCCAGCAGCAGCCAGCCGAAGTGGAATGCTGAATTTTGTAGGCTTGAGTGCGTCAGGTAGCCCGGGAGACAGCGTTACCAGATTACGTGATATTGTGGATGGTTCCTCAAACACCGTCTTGCTGGGAGAGCGAGTTGGTGGCAACAAGATTTACAGCGGCACAACGATCAACTCCGCTTTGACAACAGCACTTGGCCCCAGCAATGGTGGTGGCTGGGGAGATTTCCTCAGTGGTGAGCACTGGTACCAGGGATCTCTTCGTGACGGGACCGATGGGGGAAGTGGAGGACCTTGTGCCATCAACTGTAGCAATGCAAGAAGTACCGGCTTCTTAAGCTTCCATGTAGGTGGTGCCCACTTCCTGCTAGGCGATGGTGCAGTGCGTTTCATTAGCCAAAATGTCGACGCTTATACATTCGCCTCTCTCACTACACGAGCAGGTGGCGAAATCGTCGGGGAATTCTAA
- a CDS encoding UDP-N-acetylmuramoyl-L-alanyl-D-glutamate--2,6-diaminopimelate ligase, whose protein sequence is MSLRALFPSASFVDCADICATSIQSDSRRCESGDIFAVIPGTRENAEQYIPEALRNGAKAILTGHPVVDLPVSQCIVTDVRKAYAVLCAEIAGRPARHLQAVGVTGTNGKTTVTWLVRAILQNTERRTGLLGTVEYHDGVSACPASLTTPDASELSQLLSKMVKNDVTHAVMEVSSHALDQSRLAGIDLSVGVVTNVTQDHFDYHQNRENYAACKAKIVQHVKQNGTVVLNSDDSACRSFASEVKVTQTLLTYGIHNRADVTAEQIQESTSGVAFDVLFDGSRVPVRTSLIGMHNVSNCLAAAAVCLALGLSLTEIAEGIQSLGCVPGRMEQVNCGQPYTVLIDYAHTDDALCHVIRSAKEVCPSRVLCVFGAGGDRDNSKRGLLGMAGSEADQVIITSDNPRSEDPMQIIEMVAEGCRTKGVLPELIVDRKEAIYRALKEAQPGDLVLIAGKGHECEQIIGDQKIPFSDRLVVENYFSNSLSENSAKIPA, encoded by the coding sequence ATGAGTTTAAGGGCTCTGTTTCCTTCTGCCAGCTTTGTTGATTGTGCTGATATCTGTGCTACTTCCATTCAGTCTGACAGTCGACGTTGTGAATCAGGTGATATTTTTGCCGTCATTCCCGGCACGCGAGAAAATGCCGAACAATATATTCCCGAGGCACTCAGGAATGGAGCCAAAGCGATTCTTACAGGTCATCCTGTGGTGGATCTACCGGTTTCTCAGTGTATCGTCACGGATGTCCGAAAAGCCTATGCCGTTCTATGTGCTGAAATTGCAGGCCGCCCTGCTCGTCATCTGCAGGCTGTGGGTGTAACAGGTACGAATGGGAAAACAACTGTGACCTGGCTGGTCAGGGCAATACTTCAGAATACGGAGCGAAGGACCGGATTGTTGGGTACCGTCGAATATCATGATGGAGTTTCAGCATGTCCCGCCTCGTTGACCACTCCCGATGCGAGCGAGCTTTCGCAGCTTTTATCAAAAATGGTCAAGAATGATGTCACGCACGCAGTGATGGAAGTATCCAGTCATGCTTTAGACCAAAGCCGTCTGGCGGGGATAGATCTTTCGGTCGGAGTCGTGACGAATGTTACACAGGATCATTTTGACTATCATCAGAATCGTGAAAACTATGCTGCTTGTAAAGCAAAGATCGTTCAACATGTCAAGCAGAACGGGACGGTCGTCTTAAATAGTGATGATTCTGCGTGTCGGTCATTCGCATCTGAAGTCAAAGTGACACAGACTTTATTAACATATGGGATTCACAACCGCGCTGATGTTACAGCCGAACAGATTCAGGAATCTACGAGTGGTGTTGCGTTTGATGTTTTGTTTGATGGATCGCGTGTGCCTGTCAGAACATCGCTGATAGGAATGCATAATGTTTCAAATTGCTTAGCAGCAGCGGCGGTTTGTCTCGCGTTAGGATTGTCATTGACTGAAATTGCCGAGGGAATTCAAAGTCTTGGCTGTGTTCCCGGAAGAATGGAACAGGTTAATTGCGGGCAGCCGTATACTGTTCTCATTGATTACGCACATACTGACGATGCATTATGTCATGTGATTCGTTCTGCTAAGGAAGTGTGTCCATCACGAGTTTTATGTGTTTTTGGTGCTGGTGGGGATCGAGATAACTCTAAACGAGGTTTATTGGGAATGGCTGGCAGTGAAGCCGACCAGGTGATCATTACCAGTGATAATCCACGTAGTGAAGATCCTATGCAGATTATCGAGATGGTTGCGGAAGGCTGTCGAACTAAGGGCGTTCTCCCCGAATTAATTGTTGATCGAAAAGAGGCGATTTATCGGGCACTCAAAGAAGCACAGCCAGGAGATCTGGTGCTGATCGCCGGCAAAGGGCACGAATGCGAACAAATCATTGGGGATCAAAAAATCCCATTTAGCGATCGGCTTGTTGTGGAAAATTATTTCAGTAATTCACTCTCGGAGAATTCAGCAAAAATTCCTGCTTGA
- a CDS encoding UDP-N-acetylmuramoyl-tripeptide--D-alanyl-D-alanine ligase: protein MDRVSLNQVIQIIQGTPVLPDLVTTEIEGISIDSRTTAAGDLFFAIQGKRLDGHQFATEALRRGAQACVVNRGAEIGRYSQRFITVDNVNEALQLFARWYRSQQQATMIGVTGSVGKTTTRNMIHTALSPYLKGTQSPANYNNEFGVPLSVAQIESVHEYAVLELAASRVGEIRDLAQITQPEIGVITGIGPSHLERFGTLNQTANAKGELFEQLTAQGLAVVNGDDPFAEFLISKTSARTLKVGLGEQNDLQAVSIRQTDDGIWFQFESTEFFIPVQGKHFVSAALVAIAIGKEFGLSNQDLVESLGQFSSVPGRCHVGLVGNWTIIDDSYNASPVSMRAACQVLKDWAGLGKRVLVMGDMLELGAESNRYHQEIGELIATSGIDLLFVCGKQAGAVVQGAVSANLSRDRIVQAPDVTELQSNVASCLEAGDVVLVKGSRGMRMERLISFLNQQVASGEKKISCV, encoded by the coding sequence ATGGATCGTGTTTCACTCAATCAGGTTATTCAGATCATCCAGGGGACTCCTGTCCTTCCGGATCTGGTTACTACTGAAATTGAGGGGATATCGATAGACTCCCGTACGACGGCTGCTGGAGATTTGTTTTTTGCGATTCAGGGTAAAAGGCTGGATGGGCATCAATTTGCTACGGAAGCACTGAGGCGTGGCGCACAAGCTTGTGTTGTGAATCGTGGTGCAGAAATAGGTCGGTATTCACAGCGATTTATTACTGTTGATAATGTCAATGAGGCTTTGCAGCTGTTTGCTCGCTGGTATCGAAGTCAGCAGCAGGCAACCATGATTGGTGTAACAGGTAGCGTCGGTAAAACGACCACTCGAAATATGATTCATACGGCATTGTCCCCCTATTTAAAAGGGACTCAGAGCCCCGCTAATTATAATAATGAATTTGGCGTTCCTTTGAGTGTTGCTCAAATTGAATCAGTTCACGAATACGCGGTTCTGGAACTGGCGGCTTCTCGAGTGGGTGAAATTCGGGATCTGGCTCAGATCACACAACCGGAAATTGGAGTGATTACGGGAATCGGTCCCTCGCATTTAGAACGTTTTGGAACACTCAACCAAACTGCCAATGCAAAAGGCGAGTTATTCGAGCAACTCACCGCTCAAGGACTGGCAGTCGTGAATGGTGACGATCCATTCGCTGAATTCCTGATTTCGAAAACGTCGGCTCGTACTCTGAAGGTGGGTCTGGGAGAACAGAATGATTTGCAGGCTGTTTCCATTCGGCAAACTGATGATGGGATCTGGTTTCAGTTTGAATCGACAGAATTTTTTATTCCCGTACAGGGAAAGCATTTTGTTTCTGCGGCTCTGGTTGCGATAGCAATCGGGAAAGAATTTGGATTATCAAATCAAGATCTGGTAGAAAGTCTCGGTCAATTTTCTTCAGTACCTGGACGTTGTCATGTTGGTCTGGTCGGTAACTGGACAATCATTGATGATTCTTATAATGCCAGCCCTGTGTCGATGAGAGCAGCGTGTCAGGTTTTGAAGGATTGGGCTGGCCTTGGTAAACGCGTGCTTGTGATGGGTGACATGCTGGAATTGGGAGCCGAGTCAAACCGGTATCATCAGGAAATAGGAGAGTTGATTGCCACGTCTGGAATTGATTTGCTTTTCGTCTGTGGAAAACAGGCGGGGGCGGTTGTTCAAGGGGCTGTTTCTGCGAACCTGTCACGGGATCGGATTGTACAAGCGCCTGATGTGACAGAACTGCAAAGTAATGTGGCCTCCTGTCTGGAGGCAGGAGATGTCGTGTTAGTCAAAGGCTCTCGAGGCATGCGGATGGAACGTTTGATTTCATTTCTCAATCAGCAGGTTGCTTCAGGAGAGAAAAAAATATCATGTGTCTAA
- the mraY gene encoding phospho-N-acetylmuramoyl-pentapeptide-transferase, with protein sequence MVIWLLKTFSPLLEQLEVLSTGDSRVFLTARIALASLSSFLIALLLGPLAIRWLEKRFRERVDSASEKLNEIHASKNATPTMGGIFIIGSILISTLLWADLANRYVQLGILTAAGFALLGAYDDWIKLSTTQNGLKPRQKLVVQILFSGFVGTLLYFSNTSLNSGLDLIMPVTRLTFYLGIFFIPWAIVVMTGSSNAVNLTDGLDGLASGCMVFAGSAFAGLTYLAGHKVMAEYLQVPYIPGAGELSILLGAAVGAVLGFLWFNCYPAQVFMGDTGSLPLGALLGFAALVIRQEALLVIAGGVFVVETLSVIMQVFWFRRTGNRLIACSPLHNHYLFKGQHEMKIVVRFWICSALLAIIAIASLKIAT encoded by the coding sequence ATGGTAATCTGGTTATTGAAGACGTTTTCTCCCCTGCTGGAACAACTCGAAGTTCTCTCGACTGGTGATTCTCGTGTCTTTCTGACCGCGCGAATTGCATTGGCCAGTCTCTCTTCTTTTTTGATTGCCTTACTGCTGGGCCCGCTGGCGATTCGCTGGTTGGAAAAACGGTTCCGTGAGCGCGTTGATAGTGCTTCGGAAAAGTTGAATGAAATCCACGCTTCAAAGAATGCCACTCCGACGATGGGGGGCATCTTTATCATCGGCTCGATTTTGATTTCGACGTTACTCTGGGCAGATCTTGCGAATCGTTATGTTCAACTCGGGATATTGACAGCCGCTGGCTTTGCACTGCTGGGGGCTTATGATGACTGGATCAAGCTCAGTACCACTCAGAATGGATTAAAACCACGCCAGAAGCTGGTGGTGCAAATTCTGTTTTCCGGTTTCGTGGGTACGCTGCTCTATTTCAGTAACACCAGCTTGAATTCAGGGCTGGATTTGATCATGCCGGTCACCCGCCTGACTTTTTATCTGGGCATCTTTTTTATTCCCTGGGCGATCGTTGTCATGACAGGGAGTTCCAATGCTGTCAATTTAACAGATGGTTTGGATGGGCTGGCCAGTGGTTGCATGGTGTTTGCCGGCTCTGCCTTTGCCGGATTGACTTATCTGGCGGGGCATAAAGTGATGGCCGAGTATTTGCAGGTGCCCTATATTCCGGGGGCCGGCGAGTTGAGTATTCTCTTGGGAGCGGCGGTGGGAGCGGTGCTGGGATTCTTGTGGTTCAATTGCTATCCGGCTCAAGTCTTCATGGGGGACACGGGCTCACTGCCTCTGGGGGCACTACTTGGTTTTGCGGCACTGGTGATTCGTCAGGAAGCATTATTGGTGATTGCTGGTGGGGTGTTCGTTGTCGAAACACTCAGTGTGATCATGCAAGTATTCTGGTTTCGGCGTACGGGAAACCGTCTGATTGCCTGTAGTCCATTGCACAACCATTATTTATTCAAAGGTCAGCATGAAATGAAAATTGTCGTTCGTTTCTGGATCTGTTCTGCCTTGCTGGCCATCATTGCGATCGCCAGCCTGAAGATCGCAACCTGA
- the ftsW gene encoding putative lipid II flippase FtsW, giving the protein MKPASLLPQSQPDHDRSLFISMACALLGIGVLMVHSASITSWPTEFEQVYLSKHLTFLAIAVTVASIASYMPARFWYDRAPLLFWGTVVLLILVLIPGIGTRVNGAQRWLRFGSVSLQPSELAKIALPLLTVRLMLQRRRSLRHWFKGTIPLLIPLAIVIPLVLKQPDLGTSLFLVGGVAIALFLGGWPLRNFIVGLLCAIPALGMLVALRPYQLKRISGFLDTWTDWQSAPYQLKQSLMALGTGGISGSGLGKGAQKLSFLPEANTDFVFSVAGEELGLIGTLGIVGLWLGLFLAGFNIIRSQNQKSYAYVVGFTLLMQLVLQAIINVAVVTAMVPPKGISHPLISYGGTNLMVSLLSLGIIVSLTRSPADAALLIDPGQEEEEPLPDPQAVMETDLVHSEPETDEEYEDEEYEDEEYEDEECEDEECEDEECEDEECEYEECEYEECEDEEYEDEECEDEECEDEEYEDEEYEDEECEDEECEDEECEDEECEDEECEDEECEDEECEDEECEDEECEDEECEDEEYEDEEYEDEEYEDEEKN; this is encoded by the coding sequence ATGAAGCCGGCTTCGCTTTTACCACAATCACAACCGGACCATGACCGCAGTCTGTTCATTTCGATGGCGTGTGCGCTGTTGGGGATCGGAGTGTTAATGGTTCATAGTGCCAGCATCACCTCCTGGCCAACGGAATTCGAACAGGTTTATTTATCAAAGCATTTGACGTTTCTGGCGATTGCAGTCACCGTGGCTTCTATTGCTTCATATATGCCTGCCCGGTTCTGGTATGACCGTGCCCCCCTGCTCTTTTGGGGAACTGTTGTTTTACTCATATTGGTTCTGATTCCCGGGATCGGTACGCGCGTGAATGGTGCGCAACGCTGGTTGAGGTTCGGGTCGGTTTCGCTCCAGCCATCCGAGTTGGCAAAAATTGCACTCCCTCTTCTCACGGTTCGGCTGATGTTGCAACGTCGTCGGTCTTTGAGACACTGGTTCAAAGGGACGATTCCTTTATTGATTCCACTGGCAATTGTGATCCCACTCGTTTTAAAACAGCCTGACCTGGGGACGTCGCTGTTTCTGGTTGGGGGAGTTGCGATTGCCCTGTTTTTGGGAGGTTGGCCGCTTCGAAACTTCATCGTCGGGCTGCTTTGTGCGATTCCGGCTTTAGGGATGCTGGTGGCATTGAGACCTTATCAGTTAAAGCGAATCAGCGGGTTTCTTGATACCTGGACTGACTGGCAATCGGCTCCCTATCAGCTGAAGCAGTCGCTAATGGCGTTAGGCACAGGTGGTATTTCTGGATCTGGGCTGGGCAAAGGAGCGCAAAAATTAAGTTTCTTGCCAGAAGCGAATACTGATTTTGTGTTTTCGGTGGCAGGCGAAGAGCTGGGCTTAATTGGCACTCTTGGAATTGTGGGGCTCTGGCTGGGACTGTTTCTGGCAGGCTTCAATATTATTCGCTCACAGAATCAGAAGTCATATGCCTATGTTGTCGGGTTTACATTGTTAATGCAGTTGGTACTGCAGGCGATTATCAATGTTGCCGTGGTGACAGCGATGGTGCCCCCTAAAGGAATTTCGCACCCTCTCATCAGCTATGGTGGTACGAATTTGATGGTGAGCCTGCTCTCTCTGGGGATCATTGTCAGTTTGACTCGGTCACCAGCGGATGCAGCATTGTTGATCGACCCGGGGCAGGAAGAAGAGGAGCCGTTACCTGATCCGCAAGCGGTGATGGAAACGGATCTCGTTCACTCAGAACCAGAAACGGATGAAGAGTACGAGGATGAAGAGTACGAAGATGAAGAGTACGAAGATGAAGAGTGCGAAGATGAAGAGTGCGAAGATGAAGAGTGCGAAGATGAAGAGTGCGAATATGAAGAGTGCGAATATGAAGAGTGCGAAGATGAAGAGTACGAGGATGAAGAGTGCGAGGATGAAGAGTGCGAGGATGAAGAGTACGAAGATGAAGAGTACGAAGATGAAGAGTGCGAGGATGAAGAGTGCGAGGATGAAGAGTGCGAGGATGAAGAGTGCGAGGATGAAGAGTGCGAGGATGAAGAGTGCGAGGATGAAGAGTGCGAGGATGAAGAGTGCGAGGATGAAGAGTGCGAAGATGAAGAGTGCGAAGATGAAGAGTACGAGGATGAAGAGTACGAAGATGAAGAGTACGAAGATGAAGAGAAGAATTGA
- the murG gene encoding undecaprenyldiphospho-muramoylpentapeptide beta-N-acetylglucosaminyltransferase, translating into MTESIRRNKTIVFAGGGTGGHLLPGIAVAEQLVTLGEFQTIFVGSSRIVEQQIIENSGYQHLSLPSASTSDLKRAPFRFLWRNSRAFFQALRFLRTESPAVVIGLGGFASVPVILAASWLKIPIVLLEQNIIPGRANQFLCGRASLVCISFWETQFKGRPSGEQNGPPRIVLTGNPVRKQILEAGIQRESAEKSDETLILVLGGSQGATAVNDAVLCLLERSGDDLPKPLHVVHQTGEAGYESAKDGYGRLKKRGSKLRVTVQPFFDDLTEWYTRADLIISRAGATTLAEIACLGIPTILIPFPNSMRDHQLINARYYVERGAALLVEQAPEPEVTAELLTKAVLDLLNTEEQRSGMSQKVHELAFPHAARRVAEELSGLILG; encoded by the coding sequence ATGACCGAGTCGATTCGTAGAAATAAAACGATTGTTTTTGCAGGAGGCGGGACAGGAGGTCATCTGCTTCCCGGGATTGCTGTCGCCGAGCAGTTGGTGACTCTCGGTGAATTTCAGACGATATTTGTAGGCTCTAGCCGCATTGTCGAGCAGCAAATTATTGAAAACTCAGGGTATCAGCATCTCAGTTTGCCATCGGCATCAACCAGCGATTTAAAGCGTGCTCCTTTTCGATTTCTCTGGAGAAACAGCCGCGCATTTTTTCAGGCTCTTCGTTTTTTAAGAACAGAATCTCCAGCTGTAGTCATTGGCCTGGGAGGTTTTGCCAGCGTACCAGTCATTCTCGCTGCTTCCTGGTTAAAAATTCCAATTGTTTTATTAGAGCAGAATATCATTCCAGGGAGAGCAAATCAGTTTTTATGCGGGCGCGCTTCTCTGGTCTGTATCTCTTTTTGGGAAACACAGTTCAAAGGCAGACCAAGTGGAGAACAAAACGGTCCGCCGCGTATTGTGTTGACAGGAAATCCCGTCAGGAAGCAGATTCTTGAAGCAGGGATACAGAGGGAGTCTGCAGAGAAGTCTGACGAAACTTTGATCCTGGTTTTAGGAGGAAGTCAGGGGGCGACTGCTGTCAATGACGCTGTGCTCTGCTTGCTGGAAAGAAGTGGAGACGATTTGCCAAAGCCGTTACATGTAGTGCATCAGACGGGAGAAGCGGGATATGAGAGTGCTAAAGATGGCTATGGGCGGTTGAAAAAACGCGGGTCTAAACTGAGGGTGACAGTGCAACCTTTTTTTGATGACCTGACTGAGTGGTACACACGTGCGGATCTGATCATATCCCGGGCAGGAGCCACGACGCTCGCTGAAATTGCCTGTCTCGGAATCCCCACAATCCTGATTCCGTTTCCGAATTCAATGAGAGATCATCAGTTAATCAATGCCCGTTATTATGTCGAACGGGGCGCAGCATTACTGGTTGAACAGGCACCTGAGCCCGAAGTCACCGCTGAGTTACTCACAAAAGCGGTCTTGGATTTGCTGAATACTGAGGAGCAACGAAGTGGTATGTCCCAGAAAGTCCATGAACTTGCCTTCCCGCATGCGGCCCGTCGGGTTGCTGAGGAACTGTCTGGGTTGATCCTGGGGTGA